In a single window of the Micrococcaceae bacterium Sec5.7 genome:
- a CDS encoding GNAT family protein: protein MSISGDIPPWPSSDPEHGRIRLRTFTNLDAGMAMDLSQDPYVPTVGSLPPHATHEEALAWIERQRQRHIEGTGFSFAIADLETGRSMGNIGLWTRELDTGRAQVGYAVAPNERGHSIASDALCALTTFAGTIPHLHRLELYIEPWNAASIRTAERAGYEREGLLRSHQEIAGERCDMFLYAAIRESTVR from the coding sequence ATGAGCATCAGCGGTGATATTCCGCCCTGGCCGTCTTCCGACCCGGAGCATGGCCGTATCCGGCTGCGCACGTTCACGAATCTGGACGCGGGGATGGCGATGGACCTTTCCCAAGATCCGTATGTCCCCACGGTGGGAAGCCTCCCACCGCATGCCACTCATGAAGAAGCCTTAGCGTGGATTGAGCGGCAGCGACAGCGCCACATCGAAGGGACAGGATTTTCCTTCGCGATAGCCGACCTTGAAACTGGTCGCTCCATGGGGAACATCGGACTATGGACCAGGGAGTTGGACACAGGCCGCGCTCAGGTTGGATATGCCGTTGCCCCGAACGAGAGAGGCCACAGCATTGCATCCGATGCCCTGTGCGCCCTCACTACCTTTGCCGGGACGATTCCGCATCTGCACCGTCTCGAGTTGTATATCGAGCCGTGGAACGCAGCTTCTATCCGCACCGCCGAACGTGCCGGCTACGAACGCGAGGGACTACTTCGCAGTCATCAGGAGATCGCCGGAGAGCGTTGTGACATGTTCCTGTACGCCGCAATCCGGGAGAGCACAGTCCGCTGA
- a CDS encoding CsbD family protein: MGIGDKIRNAAEHLGGRGKEAAGSATDNDRLKAEGQKDQVAADAKKVGENIKDEFKKD, from the coding sequence ATGGGTATCGGAGACAAGATCAGGAACGCCGCAGAGCATCTGGGCGGCAGAGGCAAGGAAGCCGCCGGCAGTGCCACGGACAACGATCGGCTCAAGGCTGAAGGACAGAAGGATCAGGTCGCCGCCGACGCAAAGAAGGTCGGCGAAAACATCAAGGACGAGTTCAAGAAGGACTAA
- a CDS encoding SRPBCC family protein encodes MDHSTSLTQHINAAPDKVWAVISDIPGSAATLSGINAIQMISDGPYGEGTRWKETRTMMGKAETVEMWVSRADPPRSTTVKALQGGADYTSRFTLDERDGGTDLTLTFGAVVIKPTAVSKAMMALFGKIGMGITRKALAKDLAEIAAKAESL; translated from the coding sequence ATGGACCACAGCACCAGCCTGACTCAGCACATCAATGCCGCACCGGACAAGGTCTGGGCGGTGATTTCGGACATTCCCGGCTCGGCTGCCACGCTTTCGGGCATCAATGCCATCCAGATGATCAGCGACGGCCCGTACGGCGAAGGCACGCGCTGGAAAGAGACGCGAACCATGATGGGCAAAGCGGAGACAGTGGAGATGTGGGTATCCCGGGCTGATCCGCCACGCAGCACTACGGTCAAGGCCCTGCAGGGCGGCGCCGACTACACCTCCCGCTTCACCCTGGACGAGCGCGACGGCGGCACGGACCTTACGCTGACATTCGGCGCCGTGGTTATCAAACCCACGGCGGTCAGCAAGGCGATGATGGCGCTCTTCGGCAAGATCGGCATGGGCATCACGCGCAAGGCGCTGGCCAAGGACCTGGCGGAAATCGCGGCAAAGGCGGAATCGCTCTAG
- a CDS encoding acetyl-CoA C-acyltransferase — MVEAFLVGGARTPVGRYGGALSAVRPDDLAALVVREAVARAGVDPEAIDEVILGNANGAGEENRNVARMATILAGLPLHIPGITVNRLCSSGLSAIIMASHMIKSGAADIVIAGGVESMSRAPWVQEKPRAAFAKPGEIFDTSIGWRFVNPLFKKGELSRDGKMTFSMPETAEEVGRVDGISREDADAFAVRSHEKSLAAIEAGRFKDEIIPVTVKTRKSETVVDTDEGPRAGTTMDVLAGLRPVVSGGSIVTAGNSSTLNDGASAIIVASEAAIKRLGLTPRARIIDGASAGCEPEIMGIGPVPATRKVLSRSGLSVGDLGAVELNEAFATQSLASMRRLGLDPDIVNNDGGAIALGHPLGSSGSRIAITLLGRMEREDAKIGLATMCIGVGQGTAMLLERV; from the coding sequence ATGGTTGAGGCTTTTCTTGTTGGCGGTGCCCGCACCCCGGTAGGCCGGTACGGCGGCGCCCTCTCCGCAGTCCGTCCGGATGATCTGGCAGCGCTGGTGGTCCGGGAAGCCGTCGCCCGCGCCGGCGTTGATCCGGAGGCCATTGACGAGGTCATCCTCGGCAACGCCAACGGCGCCGGTGAGGAAAACCGCAACGTGGCCCGCATGGCCACCATCCTTGCCGGACTTCCCCTCCATATCCCCGGAATCACGGTCAACAGGCTGTGTTCCTCGGGCCTGAGCGCCATCATCATGGCCAGCCACATGATCAAATCCGGAGCCGCGGACATCGTGATCGCCGGCGGGGTGGAATCCATGAGCCGCGCACCTTGGGTCCAGGAAAAGCCGCGGGCGGCGTTTGCCAAACCCGGCGAGATTTTTGACACCTCCATCGGCTGGCGCTTCGTCAATCCACTGTTCAAGAAGGGCGAACTGTCGCGGGACGGCAAGATGACGTTCTCCATGCCGGAAACCGCGGAGGAAGTGGGCCGGGTTGACGGCATTTCCCGCGAGGACGCCGACGCCTTCGCCGTCCGCTCGCACGAAAAATCGCTGGCGGCGATCGAAGCGGGACGCTTCAAGGATGAGATCATCCCCGTCACGGTCAAGACCCGCAAGTCCGAGACCGTGGTGGACACCGACGAAGGCCCCCGGGCGGGCACCACCATGGACGTCCTCGCAGGTCTCCGCCCGGTGGTTTCCGGTGGCTCGATAGTCACCGCCGGCAACTCGTCCACCCTCAACGACGGCGCCTCGGCCATCATCGTTGCGTCGGAAGCAGCCATCAAAAGGCTCGGCCTGACGCCGCGCGCCCGCATCATCGACGGCGCCTCCGCCGGCTGCGAACCGGAAATCATGGGCATCGGCCCCGTTCCGGCCACCCGGAAGGTGCTGTCCCGCAGCGGACTCAGCGTCGGTGACCTTGGCGCCGTCGAGCTAAACGAAGCGTTCGCCACGCAGTCGCTGGCCAGCATGCGGCGGCTTGGCCTGGACCCGGACATTGTGAACAACGACGGCGGCGCCATCGCTTTGGGGCATCCGCTGGGTTCCAGCGGCTCACGGATTGCCATCACCCTGCTGGGCCGGATGGAACGCGAGGACGCCAAGATTGGCCTCGCCACCATGTGTATCGGCGTGGGCCAGGGCACCGCGATGCTGCTGGAGCGTGTGTAA
- a CDS encoding MBL fold metallo-hydrolase, translating to MLKQVAEGVLVHESEFIQSNSVAVQGRAGVLLIDAGITSNEMAALANDLHELGQPVVAGFSTHPHWDHVLWHAMFGDVPRYGTGRCAASIQDLLSHTDWKARVAGALPPELAEEIPMDLLGLMTGLPAGAAQIPWEGPKVRIIEHQAHAPGHAALLIEERGVLVAGDMLSDILMPFLDLGAANPIEDYLSALLLFESVADDVVAVIPGHGSVGGAEQLRARIKQDRAYVEALRDGGAPDDPRVGPSAPLDWLPDVHRWQLQRLAQREQTETPE from the coding sequence ATGCTGAAGCAAGTCGCTGAGGGCGTTCTCGTTCACGAAAGCGAGTTCATCCAGAGCAACTCCGTTGCCGTGCAGGGCCGGGCCGGTGTGTTGCTCATCGACGCCGGTATAACGAGCAACGAGATGGCCGCACTCGCGAACGACCTTCACGAGTTAGGCCAGCCCGTCGTTGCAGGCTTTTCGACGCACCCGCATTGGGACCACGTGCTCTGGCACGCGATGTTCGGCGACGTGCCCCGTTACGGTACAGGCCGCTGCGCGGCGTCCATCCAAGACCTGCTGTCGCACACGGACTGGAAGGCCCGCGTAGCCGGGGCGCTACCGCCGGAGCTCGCCGAGGAGATCCCGATGGATCTGCTCGGTCTCATGACCGGTCTGCCCGCCGGAGCAGCGCAGATTCCCTGGGAGGGCCCTAAAGTCCGGATCATCGAGCACCAGGCCCATGCCCCAGGCCATGCGGCGCTGCTGATCGAGGAGCGCGGCGTCCTCGTCGCCGGCGACATGCTTTCCGACATCCTGATGCCGTTCCTTGATCTAGGGGCCGCGAATCCGATCGAGGACTACCTCTCCGCGCTCCTGCTGTTCGAGAGTGTGGCCGACGACGTTGTTGCCGTCATCCCCGGTCACGGCTCAGTCGGCGGAGCTGAGCAGCTACGAGCACGAATCAAACAGGATCGCGCGTACGTGGAGGCCCTCCGAGACGGCGGTGCTCCTGACGACCCACGGGTCGGTCCATCGGCCCCGTTGGACTGGCTGCCCGACGTGCATAGATGGCAATTACAGCGGCTCGCGCAAAGAGAGCAGACCGAGACGCCCGAATAG
- a CDS encoding YciI family protein, protein MTKYLVSVHNTAGQTRAPMTDAEMQQSYQQMNALEEEMKSAGAFVFSGRLHQPDTATVVRVSNGEAVTTDGPFAESKEYLAGFYIIEADNLDGAMYWASRTTALVGAPIEVRPFWDEPAA, encoded by the coding sequence ATGACGAAGTACTTGGTATCTGTCCACAACACTGCCGGCCAGACACGCGCGCCGATGACCGACGCCGAGATGCAGCAGTCATACCAGCAGATGAATGCTCTGGAGGAGGAGATGAAGTCGGCCGGCGCCTTCGTGTTCTCCGGACGCCTGCACCAGCCCGACACCGCCACCGTGGTCCGCGTGTCGAACGGGGAAGCCGTGACCACCGACGGCCCCTTCGCGGAGTCGAAGGAGTACCTGGCCGGCTTCTACATCATCGAGGCCGACAACCTCGACGGTGCCATGTACTGGGCGTCGAGGACCACCGCTCTGGTCGGAGCGCCAATCGAGGTCCGGCCCTTCTGGGACGAGCCCGCGGCCTGA
- a CDS encoding 3-hydroxyacyl-CoA dehydrogenase family protein, translating into MSNPVFPAKLPANLPATVGVLGGGRMGAGIAHAFLIKGADVLVVERDEASAEAARERVESAAAKSIERGAADGNLGEMVARLSVTVDYADFAGRQLVVEAVPEDWDLKVAALQGVEERLAADAFLASNTSSLSVNGLARELKRPQNFLGLHFFNPVPSSTLIEVVLGEHTSLRLAEAARQWVEALGKTAVVVNDAPGFASSRLGVAIALEAMRMVEEGVASAADIDAAMVLGYKHPTGPLKTTDIVGLDVRLGIAEYLHSTLGERFAPPQILKDMVARGELGRKSGKGFFDWAD; encoded by the coding sequence ATGAGCAACCCTGTATTTCCGGCCAAACTGCCAGCCAACCTTCCCGCTACCGTCGGTGTTCTGGGCGGCGGCCGCATGGGTGCTGGCATCGCGCACGCCTTCCTGATCAAGGGGGCCGATGTCCTCGTTGTCGAACGCGACGAGGCCTCGGCTGAGGCGGCGCGGGAACGGGTGGAGTCCGCGGCAGCGAAGTCGATCGAGCGCGGGGCCGCGGACGGCAACCTGGGCGAGATGGTAGCCAGGCTCTCCGTGACGGTGGATTACGCCGACTTCGCCGGCAGGCAGCTGGTGGTGGAGGCCGTCCCGGAGGACTGGGATCTGAAAGTAGCCGCGCTCCAGGGAGTCGAGGAGCGTCTGGCCGCCGATGCATTCCTGGCGTCGAACACCTCGTCGCTGTCCGTCAACGGCTTGGCCCGCGAACTGAAGCGGCCACAGAACTTCCTGGGCCTGCACTTCTTCAACCCGGTCCCCTCATCCACGCTCATTGAGGTGGTGCTCGGCGAGCACACGTCGCTTCGGTTGGCCGAGGCTGCCCGCCAATGGGTCGAGGCACTCGGCAAGACCGCCGTCGTGGTTAATGACGCGCCAGGATTTGCCTCCTCGAGGCTGGGCGTGGCGATTGCCCTGGAAGCGATGCGCATGGTGGAGGAGGGCGTGGCGTCTGCCGCAGACATCGATGCCGCCATGGTGCTCGGCTATAAGCATCCCACCGGCCCCCTGAAAACGACGGACATCGTTGGGCTTGACGTGCGGCTGGGCATCGCCGAATACCTGCACTCGACCCTGGGGGAGCGGTTCGCGCCTCCGCAGATCCTGAAGGACATGGTGGCCCGGGGGGAGCTGGGACGGAAGAGCGGAAAAGGGTTCTTCGACTGGGCGGACTGA
- a CDS encoding VOC family protein, with the protein MSHVRRFDHVGITVADLDRATAFFVGLGLEVEGRMFMEGEFVDTVIGIADSRSEIVMLRPPDGGAGLELTSFVRPDHEPGSPAAMSTELGLRNVAFEVDDLQVALERLAADGYGLIGGVGQYEHVWRMAYVRGPEGIIVSLAERIG; encoded by the coding sequence ATGTCACACGTGCGACGCTTCGACCACGTCGGCATCACCGTTGCTGACCTCGACAGAGCAACGGCGTTCTTCGTCGGTCTGGGTCTCGAGGTCGAGGGCCGGATGTTCATGGAGGGCGAGTTCGTGGACACCGTCATCGGCATCGCCGACTCCCGCAGCGAGATCGTCATGCTGCGGCCGCCCGACGGAGGCGCTGGCTTGGAGCTGACAAGCTTCGTCCGACCCGACCACGAGCCGGGGTCTCCCGCCGCGATGTCCACCGAACTAGGACTGCGCAACGTGGCGTTCGAGGTGGACGACCTTCAAGTAGCCCTCGAACGGCTGGCCGCGGACGGCTACGGCCTGATTGGCGGCGTCGGTCAATACGAGCACGTCTGGCGCATGGCCTACGTGCGCGGACCGGAAGGAATCATCGTGTCCCTGGCCGAGCGGATCGGTTAA
- a CDS encoding enoyl-CoA hydratase/isomerase family protein, giving the protein MTANSTLNPEKFSTLLVEEREDRVVVLLNRPEVRNAIDQQMVDELHLVCAALEQDPKILIIAGVEGVFASGADISQLRERRRDDALQGINSTLFARIAKLPMPVIAALDGYCLGGGAELAYAADFRIGTPGLRIGNPETGLGILAAAGASWRLKELVGEPVAKEILLAGLVLRAEQALAVNLITEIHEAPLLMEGAHELADRIARQDPLAVRITKSVFHAPAESHPLIDQLAQGILFESPAKFERMQAFLNKKSADRKKKST; this is encoded by the coding sequence ATGACGGCGAATTCCACGCTGAATCCGGAGAAGTTCAGCACCCTCCTGGTGGAAGAGCGCGAGGACCGGGTGGTGGTGCTGCTCAACCGCCCCGAGGTCCGCAACGCGATCGACCAACAGATGGTTGACGAGCTCCACCTGGTCTGCGCGGCGCTGGAACAGGATCCGAAGATCCTGATCATCGCCGGGGTGGAGGGTGTGTTTGCCTCGGGCGCGGACATCTCCCAGCTGCGCGAACGCCGCCGGGACGACGCCCTGCAGGGCATCAACTCCACGCTTTTTGCCCGGATCGCCAAGCTGCCCATGCCCGTCATCGCGGCGCTGGACGGCTACTGCCTGGGCGGCGGGGCCGAACTCGCCTATGCGGCCGACTTCAGGATCGGCACCCCCGGCCTGCGGATCGGCAATCCGGAAACGGGCCTGGGAATCCTGGCTGCGGCGGGTGCCAGCTGGCGGCTCAAGGAGCTGGTGGGGGAGCCCGTGGCCAAGGAAATCCTGCTGGCCGGGCTGGTGCTGCGTGCCGAGCAGGCCCTCGCCGTCAACCTGATCACCGAGATCCATGAGGCTCCGTTGTTGATGGAAGGTGCCCACGAGCTGGCGGACAGAATCGCCCGGCAGGATCCCTTGGCCGTGCGGATCACCAAATCCGTATTCCACGCACCCGCAGAATCGCACCCGCTGATCGATCAGCTGGCGCAGGGGATCCTCTTCGAGTCCCCGGCCAAGTTCGAGCGGATGCAGGCGTTCCTGAACAAAAAATCAGCTGACCGGAAGAAGAAGTCGACATGA
- a CDS encoding dienelactone hydrolase family protein translates to MPYVDLTEASIRAGGSGTLGGYLAEPAGEGPFPAVLMIHEAFGLDDVMRRHADRLAAAGYLTLAIDLYSDGGARRCLVSTMRSMMSGKGRAFTDLATARTWLSASESSTGKTGVLGFCMGGGFALLAAKDGFDAASVNYGQLPKDIEVSLRGACPVVANYGGQDRTLRGAAAKLESALDNLGIENDVKEFPTAGHAFMNDAEVGPKLLRPLTRVMGIRPDPEASPEAWQRIEDHFGKYLQNPPSIAS, encoded by the coding sequence ATGCCATACGTCGATCTGACCGAAGCAAGCATCAGAGCCGGCGGCTCGGGCACGCTGGGCGGCTATCTTGCCGAGCCCGCAGGGGAAGGCCCGTTTCCGGCCGTCCTGATGATCCATGAAGCCTTCGGCCTGGACGATGTGATGCGCCGCCACGCTGACAGGCTGGCCGCTGCCGGCTACTTGACTCTGGCCATTGACCTGTACAGCGATGGAGGGGCCCGCCGTTGCCTCGTCAGCACCATGCGGTCCATGATGTCCGGTAAGGGCAGGGCTTTCACGGATCTGGCCACGGCCCGGACGTGGCTCAGCGCTTCGGAAAGCAGCACCGGCAAGACGGGCGTGCTCGGCTTCTGCATGGGCGGCGGCTTCGCGCTGCTTGCCGCAAAGGACGGTTTCGACGCCGCTTCCGTGAACTACGGGCAGCTCCCCAAAGACATCGAGGTTTCCCTGCGCGGCGCCTGCCCGGTCGTGGCAAACTACGGCGGCCAGGACCGCACCCTTCGGGGCGCGGCCGCGAAGCTCGAGTCTGCGCTGGACAACCTCGGCATTGAGAACGACGTCAAGGAGTTCCCCACCGCCGGCCACGCGTTCATGAACGATGCGGAAGTGGGCCCCAAGCTCCTACGGCCCCTCACCCGCGTAATGGGCATCAGACCGGACCCGGAAGCTTCCCCGGAGGCCTGGCAGCGGATCGAAGACCACTTCGGGAAATACCTCCAAAACCCACCATCGATTGCTTCGTAA
- a CDS encoding TetR family transcriptional regulator: MPEPKTSAPKARRGRRPGPSTTRQAVLDAARARFASDGFAATTIRLVAADAEVDASQVMQFFKSKDELFAAVMAVPPSALEKFSTAFEGPDEHLGERVVRAYLSAWEGPPEESEPLMAMLRGAIVNDKGVGQLREFIQARLVDGTAESTDANATLRAGLAASMLVGVVTGRRIIGVPTLLNTETEELIGILAPAIQQILAPNRPGQSSVR, encoded by the coding sequence ATGCCGGAACCTAAAACGTCAGCTCCGAAGGCCCGCCGCGGAAGGCGGCCCGGACCGTCCACCACGCGACAGGCCGTACTGGACGCCGCCCGTGCCAGGTTCGCTTCCGACGGCTTCGCCGCCACCACCATCCGGTTGGTGGCCGCCGATGCGGAGGTGGACGCCTCCCAGGTGATGCAGTTCTTCAAGTCCAAGGACGAACTCTTCGCCGCAGTGATGGCCGTGCCGCCGTCGGCCCTGGAAAAATTCAGCACGGCATTCGAGGGCCCAGACGAACACCTGGGTGAACGGGTGGTCCGCGCCTACCTCAGCGCCTGGGAAGGACCGCCGGAAGAGTCGGAGCCTCTGATGGCCATGCTGCGCGGAGCCATTGTCAACGACAAAGGGGTGGGACAGCTCCGCGAGTTCATCCAGGCACGGCTGGTGGACGGCACTGCCGAGAGTACCGACGCCAATGCGACATTGCGGGCCGGCCTCGCAGCTTCCATGCTGGTGGGGGTGGTGACAGGCCGCCGGATCATCGGCGTACCAACACTCCTCAACACAGAAACCGAAGAACTGATCGGTATCCTGGCGCCGGCCATCCAGCAGATCCTCGCACCCAACCGGCCAGGTCAAAGTAGCGTCCGGTAA
- a CDS encoding pentapeptide repeat-containing protein gives MAAKTPKVTAPRLSPVHLDELRDDPAPDFQRGERYDGVRYSRAAADGLELSGTDFAECEFAGVSFNETQLRGATFRDCILAEAYAPVFTAARSTLRDVEFSNPRWGSAELYESGWQSVRIDGGKLDYVNLRGSRLTDVLISDCIINELDLGSVAGTRVALKSCTIGTLDLSGAKLKDFDIRGTDFRTISGLGNLAGVVIDDYQLSLLAPLLAGHLGLVVA, from the coding sequence GTGGCTGCGAAGACTCCCAAGGTGACGGCCCCCCGGCTTTCGCCGGTACACCTGGATGAGTTACGCGATGATCCCGCCCCGGACTTCCAGCGGGGCGAAAGGTACGACGGCGTCCGGTACAGCCGTGCGGCCGCAGACGGTCTGGAACTGAGCGGCACGGACTTTGCCGAGTGTGAGTTCGCGGGTGTCTCCTTCAATGAAACCCAGCTGCGCGGCGCCACGTTCCGGGACTGCATCCTCGCCGAGGCCTACGCTCCGGTTTTCACCGCCGCCCGCTCCACTTTGCGGGACGTCGAGTTCAGCAATCCGCGCTGGGGTTCGGCCGAGCTCTACGAAAGCGGCTGGCAGTCGGTGCGGATCGACGGCGGCAAGCTCGATTATGTGAACCTCCGCGGTTCAAGGCTCACGGACGTCCTGATCAGCGACTGCATCATCAATGAGCTGGACCTCGGCTCGGTGGCCGGTACGCGGGTGGCGCTGAAAAGCTGCACCATCGGCACACTGGATCTCAGCGGCGCCAAACTCAAGGATTTCGACATCCGGGGGACGGACTTCCGGACCATCAGCGGACTCGGCAACCTGGCCGGCGTTGTTATTGACGACTACCAGCTGAGCCTGCTCGCGCCGTTGCTGGCGGGGCATCTGGGGCTGGTGGTGGCATAG
- a CDS encoding YciI family protein, whose translation MTKYLISFPSAAMVFPDEDLQAVSDAAHAVVQEAKDAGVWVFGGGIDESIPPVMVDGDGTVREGTYLQTSQLEGGYSVLELPSYDAALEWAAKIAVSCRCAQEVRAFQYDPAS comes from the coding sequence ATTACCAAGTATTTGATCTCGTTTCCGAGTGCCGCCATGGTCTTCCCTGACGAAGACCTGCAGGCCGTTTCGGATGCTGCGCACGCGGTCGTTCAGGAGGCGAAGGACGCCGGCGTCTGGGTGTTCGGCGGCGGCATCGATGAGAGCATCCCGCCCGTCATGGTCGACGGCGATGGGACCGTGCGCGAGGGCACCTACCTGCAGACGTCGCAGCTCGAGGGCGGCTACTCGGTGCTGGAGTTGCCCTCGTACGATGCGGCCTTGGAGTGGGCCGCGAAGATCGCGGTGTCCTGCCGTTGCGCGCAGGAGGTGCGCGCTTTCCAATACGACCCCGCCAGCTAG
- a CDS encoding CocE/NonD family hydrolase, translated as MSDDQKLFVPSHPLPAPRTGVLTGFDPGTRTLAAGYQVAPQFRPLPVDVVFEKDVAVQLRDGVTIYVDIFRPAGVENVPVIVAWSPYGKGQGTSLSVMGVFGLVGLPNSVVSGLEKFEAPDPAYWCAQGYAVCNPDVRGVVDSEGDSVLWDRQEGRDCYDLIEWLADQSWCSGKVGMSGTSYLAVSQWFTAAEQPPHLAAINPWEGVSDVYRDLVMRGGMPDTGFAQQLQDGSFFGKNRKEDILAEVERYPLITDLWENKIPDFSSITVPAYVVASYSNTLHTAGTFRAWRRMASEEKWLRIHNGQEWPDYYDEANVEDLRRFFDRYLKGEDNGWEQTPRVRYSVLDLEGGDQVAVPAESFPPADVASTKYYLDGSTRALATTAPAAPAEVSYKVDFNPNAVSFIARFDEETTLVGYPKARLFVEARDADDMDLFVLIQKLDAYGTPLQAFTVPNTSPMAHDLTDNGATILRYKGSDGRLRVSARHLDETLTTDDVPAHSFDRIEKLSQGEIVEIEIDLLPVGLAFRPAEQLRFVISSRNLLGTLMPGIHEYIGANTGTHVIHTGGAHASYLQLPVRKN; from the coding sequence ATGAGCGATGACCAAAAGCTGTTTGTTCCGTCCCACCCGTTGCCGGCGCCGCGGACCGGGGTGCTGACCGGTTTTGATCCCGGGACCCGGACGCTGGCAGCCGGGTACCAGGTGGCGCCGCAGTTCCGGCCCCTGCCGGTCGACGTCGTCTTCGAGAAGGACGTTGCCGTCCAGCTGCGTGACGGCGTGACCATCTACGTGGACATCTTCCGCCCTGCCGGCGTCGAAAATGTTCCGGTCATCGTGGCATGGAGCCCGTACGGCAAGGGCCAAGGCACCTCCCTGAGCGTGATGGGCGTCTTCGGGCTGGTGGGCCTGCCGAACAGTGTCGTGTCCGGGCTGGAAAAGTTTGAGGCCCCGGATCCGGCGTACTGGTGCGCACAGGGCTACGCCGTGTGTAACCCGGACGTTCGCGGGGTGGTGGACTCCGAGGGCGACAGTGTGCTGTGGGACCGGCAGGAAGGCCGCGACTGCTATGACCTCATCGAGTGGCTGGCCGACCAGTCCTGGTGCTCCGGCAAAGTGGGCATGAGCGGCACCTCGTACCTGGCCGTTTCCCAGTGGTTCACCGCGGCCGAGCAGCCACCGCACCTGGCAGCCATCAACCCCTGGGAAGGTGTCAGCGATGTGTACCGCGACCTGGTGATGCGCGGCGGTATGCCCGACACCGGCTTCGCCCAGCAACTCCAGGACGGCAGCTTCTTCGGCAAGAACCGCAAGGAAGACATCCTTGCCGAAGTCGAACGCTACCCATTGATAACGGACCTTTGGGAGAACAAGATCCCGGACTTCAGCAGCATCACCGTGCCGGCCTACGTGGTGGCCAGCTACTCCAACACCCTGCACACTGCGGGAACGTTCCGGGCCTGGCGGCGGATGGCCTCCGAGGAGAAGTGGCTTCGGATCCACAACGGGCAGGAATGGCCGGACTACTACGACGAAGCCAACGTTGAGGACCTGCGCCGGTTCTTCGACCGCTACCTCAAGGGCGAGGACAACGGCTGGGAGCAGACTCCCCGCGTCCGTTACTCCGTCCTCGATCTGGAAGGCGGCGACCAGGTCGCCGTGCCCGCGGAGTCCTTCCCGCCCGCCGACGTCGCATCAACGAAGTACTACCTCGACGGCAGCACCCGCGCCCTCGCAACGACGGCTCCCGCTGCCCCGGCCGAAGTCTCCTACAAAGTGGACTTCAACCCGAACGCAGTGTCCTTCATTGCCCGTTTTGACGAGGAGACGACCCTCGTCGGCTACCCGAAGGCGCGCCTGTTCGTTGAGGCGCGCGACGCCGACGACATGGACCTGTTCGTCCTGATTCAGAAGCTCGACGCGTACGGCACTCCGCTCCAGGCGTTCACCGTTCCTAACACCAGCCCGATGGCGCACGACCTCACTGACAATGGGGCGACGATTCTCCGTTACAAGGGTTCGGACGGCCGGCTCCGTGTCTCCGCGCGGCACCTGGACGAAACCCTAACGACCGATGACGTGCCCGCGCACAGCTTCGACCGGATCGAAAAGCTAAGCCAAGGTGAAATTGTTGAGATCGAGATCGACCTGCTCCCCGTAGGGCTTGCGTTCCGCCCTGCCGAGCAGTTGCGCTTCGTGATCAGCTCCCGGAATCTGCTGGGAACACTCATGCCGGGGATCCATGAGTACATCGGCGCGAACACTGGCACGCACGTCATCCACACCGGAGGCGCGCACGCGTCCTACCTCCAGCTGCCCGTCCGAAAGAACTGA